A section of the Alkalihalobacillus sp. LMS39 genome encodes:
- a CDS encoding rhodanese-like domain-containing protein: MALTFKGLLAKARENVTGITSAEAREKLNENPNTLVIDVQDATDAGACGLIPSSKNISLGMLPIRADLEVPDHLRDPDLADRSRPVIVTCGAGGQATLGAYLLKEMGFTDVHFIEGGTKAWKEAGFEVEQ, from the coding sequence ATGGCACTTACGTTTAAAGGATTACTAGCAAAAGCTCGGGAAAATGTGACGGGAATCACGTCAGCAGAAGCTCGTGAAAAATTGAATGAAAATCCAAATACACTTGTCATTGATGTGCAAGATGCTACAGATGCTGGAGCATGCGGTTTGATTCCAAGTAGTAAAAACATTTCATTAGGTATGCTTCCGATTCGTGCTGACCTTGAAGTACCTGACCATCTTCGCGATCCTGATTTAGCTGACCGCTCTCGTCCGGTCATTGTGACTTGCGGGGCAGGAGGTCAAGCGACATTAGGTGCATATTTGTTAAAAGAAATGGGTTTCACAGATGTTCATTTCATTGAAGGTGGAACAAAGGCATGGAAAGAAGCTGGGTTTGAAGTTGAGCAATAA
- a CDS encoding TrkA family potassium uptake protein: MKKQFAVIGLGRFGSSVCKELFQLGHEVLAIDSNDDKVNAISKYATHAVIANGTDENALKSLGIRNFEHVVVAIGDNIQSSILCTLLLKELGIEQVWVKAQNYYHQRVLEKIGADRIVHPEKDMGIRVAQHLVSEKIIDYIDLSEEYSIVELIATDKVSDKTLIDLNVRAKYGCTILAIKRGEDVNVSPFPEDIILKNDILIVIGHKNDLKRFEEEGM, encoded by the coding sequence ATGAAGAAGCAATTTGCAGTAATTGGATTAGGACGATTTGGAAGTAGTGTATGTAAAGAATTATTTCAGTTAGGACATGAAGTGCTCGCTATTGATAGCAATGATGACAAAGTCAACGCAATATCTAAATATGCCACACACGCTGTTATCGCAAATGGAACCGATGAAAATGCACTAAAGTCTCTTGGTATTCGGAATTTTGAACATGTTGTTGTTGCTATTGGTGATAATATTCAATCAAGTATATTATGTACACTGCTATTAAAGGAACTTGGTATTGAACAAGTGTGGGTAAAAGCACAAAATTATTATCATCAAAGAGTGTTGGAAAAAATTGGGGCTGACCGGATTGTTCATCCCGAAAAAGACATGGGTATTAGGGTGGCACAACACTTAGTTTCAGAAAAAATCATCGATTATATTGATTTATCTGAAGAGTATAGTATTGTTGAGCTCATTGCCACTGATAAAGTGTCTGATAAAACATTAATTGATTTAAATGTTCGTGCAAAATATGGGTGTACGATTTTAGCGATAAAAAGAGGAGAAGATGTAAACGTATCTCCGTTCCCAGAAGATATTATTCTTAAAAATGATATTCTGATTGTTATCGGTCATAAAAATGACTTAAAACGATTTGAAGAGGAAGGAATGTAA
- a CDS encoding TrkH family potassium uptake protein, translating to MPSKLVSSSSVKGKVIHLSPPQILALSFLVFIIIGTILLKLPFASTVPVSWMDALFTATSAITVTGLVVVDTGTAYTVFGQSVIMILIQLGGLGLMTFAVLIIMVLGKKIGLQQRILVQEAFNQTSLGGLVRLVKILLVFTLVLESLAFMILSIRWVPEFGWKEGLYQSLFHTISAFNNAGFSLWSDSLSAYVGDPVVNLVITALFITGGIGFTVLADIWYKKRFRTLSLHSKLMLIGTFIMNVIVMLILFVLEFSNPNTLGPLAIGDKLWGAYFQAVTPRTAGFNTLDIGNMTTASILILIVLMFIGAGSASTASGIKLTTFIVMILATLTFLKGRSETVTFGRTIRLHTIIRALAIIVISILFILFTLFLLVITEDAPFLMIVFEVFSAFGTVGLSMGLTDELSTVGKQIIIVLMFIGRIGPLTLAFTLARPKKAAVRYPEEEVFTG from the coding sequence ATGCCTTCCAAGCTTGTGTCATCAAGTTCTGTAAAAGGAAAAGTGATCCATTTAAGTCCGCCTCAAATTTTGGCACTTAGCTTCCTTGTTTTTATCATCATTGGCACAATTTTACTAAAGCTTCCGTTCGCATCAACAGTTCCAGTTTCATGGATGGATGCCTTGTTTACAGCAACTTCAGCGATAACCGTTACAGGTCTAGTTGTTGTTGACACAGGTACAGCTTACACAGTATTTGGGCAGAGTGTTATCATGATCTTAATTCAATTAGGTGGATTAGGACTTATGACATTTGCCGTATTAATTATTATGGTATTAGGAAAAAAGATCGGTCTTCAGCAACGGATTTTAGTCCAAGAAGCATTTAACCAAACATCATTAGGTGGGCTCGTGCGGCTCGTTAAAATTTTACTTGTTTTTACACTTGTGCTTGAATCTCTTGCCTTTATGATTCTTTCCATCCGCTGGGTTCCAGAATTCGGATGGAAAGAGGGCTTATATCAAAGTTTGTTCCATACAATTTCAGCCTTTAATAATGCAGGGTTTTCCTTATGGTCAGATAGCTTGTCTGCTTATGTAGGAGATCCAGTAGTGAATCTTGTGATTACAGCGCTATTTATTACAGGAGGCATTGGATTTACAGTATTGGCTGACATCTGGTATAAAAAACGGTTTCGAACGTTATCTCTCCATTCTAAGCTTATGTTGATTGGTACTTTCATCATGAATGTGATAGTCATGCTCATCCTTTTTGTGTTAGAGTTTTCAAACCCGAATACACTTGGTCCATTAGCGATAGGCGACAAATTATGGGGAGCTTATTTTCAAGCAGTCACACCGAGAACGGCTGGATTTAATACACTTGATATAGGGAATATGACAACGGCGTCGATTTTGATTCTTATTGTTCTTATGTTTATAGGAGCGGGTAGTGCTTCAACAGCAAGTGGAATAAAACTCACAACCTTTATCGTTATGATTCTAGCAACGCTCACTTTTTTAAAAGGTAGAAGCGAAACGGTTACATTTGGAAGAACTATTCGCTTGCATACGATTATACGAGCACTAGCGATTATCGTGATTAGTATTTTATTCATCTTATTTACTTTATTTCTATTAGTCATTACAGAGGATGCACCGTTTCTAATGATCGTCTTTGAAGTGTTTTCTGCTTTTGGTACTGTTGGTCTTTCAATGGGGTTGACGGATGAATTATCGACTGTTGGGAAACAAATCATTATCGTATTAATGTTTATTGGAAGAATTGGTCCGTTAACATTAGCCTTTACACTTGCTAGACCGAAAAAAGCAGCTGTACGTTATCCAGAAGAAGAAGTGTTTACAGGGTAA
- the pssA gene encoding CDP-diacylglycerol--serine O-phosphatidyltransferase, giving the protein MRLRLTKSIPNMFTLGNLYCGFLSIGFAASGQYNNAAILILIGMMLDSMDGRLARMLHADSELGKELDSLADIVTFGIAPSFLVYYTYFHQFGNLGFIVAGLFPLFGAYRLARFNISTKTASKHYFTGVPITAAGGILALLTLFGYWIPQIVTTVIFTALCFLMVSKLRIPSLKEVPLPKYGTIITLFLGCLLYVIFKGTYSQFPYLIYIAAPLYVAFVAYRFIKGKNKKHVE; this is encoded by the coding sequence ATGAGATTAAGATTGACAAAAAGCATTCCCAACATGTTCACGTTAGGGAATTTATATTGTGGTTTTTTATCGATAGGGTTTGCGGCTAGTGGTCAATATAATAATGCTGCAATTTTAATTTTAATAGGCATGATGTTAGACAGTATGGATGGAAGGTTAGCAAGAATGCTACATGCTGATTCTGAACTAGGGAAAGAATTAGACTCGCTTGCTGATATTGTAACGTTTGGAATTGCGCCTTCTTTTTTAGTGTATTATACGTATTTTCATCAGTTTGGTAATCTAGGTTTTATTGTAGCAGGATTATTTCCGTTATTCGGTGCTTATCGACTTGCGCGGTTTAATATTAGTACAAAAACAGCATCGAAACATTATTTTACAGGTGTTCCGATTACAGCGGCTGGCGGGATTTTAGCTTTATTAACGTTATTTGGCTATTGGATTCCTCAAATAGTAACAACCGTTATTTTTACTGCTCTTTGTTTTTTGATGGTAAGTAAACTTAGAATTCCGAGTTTAAAGGAAGTACCTTTACCAAAGTATGGCACAATCATTACGCTGTTTTTAGGTTGTTTGTTATATGTTATTTTTAAAGGGACGTATAGTCAATTTCCATATTTGATCTACATCGCAGCGCCATTATATGTTGCTTTTGTCGCGTATCGATTTATTAAAGGGAAAAATAAAAAGCATGTTGAATAA
- a CDS encoding hemolysin family protein, with product MNDISIGLIVLLLLLLCLSAFFSSMETAFSSANKIRLKNYADEDKKGARNAYDIIKNFDHALSTILIGNNLVNIAAATISAKIAADLFGGNTGLVISTIVMTVLVLIFGEVLPKSFAKEHAEAFALRISSSLLMLMAIFQPLTWLLVKLKTMLASFIKTKQSYPSITEEELKEMINISEEEGVIGNEERELVQNSLDFNDITVAEILTPRTQMVAIERTMSLEEISSILLEERFSRVPVFDGTIDNIVGILSERDFLRSLVQKKQPTLETLLRKPLYVYETMGIARLLPQLQKNRVHMAIVIDEFGGTSGLITLEDILEELVGEIWDEHDEKVREMVQIEENVFEFNGDFPLDEFERVMGFSLPTRHYQTLGGWVIQEFQRIPEKNEEIEYEHVHIVVTEAEERRIKKVKVIVKEEGLP from the coding sequence TTGAATGATATTTCAATTGGTCTTATAGTCTTGCTTCTTTTATTATTATGTTTGTCCGCTTTTTTTTCGTCAATGGAAACGGCGTTTTCAAGTGCGAATAAAATCCGACTAAAAAACTATGCTGATGAAGATAAAAAAGGAGCGCGAAATGCGTATGACATCATTAAAAATTTTGACCATGCACTGTCAACCATTTTAATTGGTAATAACCTTGTTAATATTGCGGCTGCAACGATTTCAGCAAAAATAGCAGCAGATTTATTTGGCGGAAATACAGGCCTTGTTATTAGTACGATTGTCATGACTGTGCTTGTTTTAATTTTTGGAGAAGTTTTACCAAAGTCATTTGCAAAAGAGCACGCTGAGGCATTTGCCTTGCGAATTTCAAGTTCATTACTCATGTTAATGGCCATATTCCAACCATTGACATGGCTTCTCGTCAAGCTTAAGACGATGTTGGCCTCTTTTATTAAGACAAAGCAATCATATCCGTCTATAACGGAAGAAGAATTAAAGGAAATGATTAATATTAGTGAAGAAGAAGGGGTTATTGGCAACGAGGAAAGAGAACTTGTACAAAACTCGTTAGATTTTAATGATATTACGGTTGCGGAAATTTTAACACCAAGAACACAAATGGTGGCAATTGAACGCACAATGTCATTAGAGGAAATTAGTTCAATTTTATTAGAAGAACGATTTTCGAGGGTGCCTGTTTTTGACGGAACGATTGATAATATTGTCGGGATCTTATCCGAACGAGACTTTTTACGAAGCTTAGTTCAGAAAAAACAACCGACCCTTGAAACTTTATTACGGAAACCTTTATATGTTTATGAGACGATGGGAATTGCTCGGCTTCTGCCTCAACTCCAAAAAAATCGAGTTCATATGGCTATTGTTATTGATGAATTTGGGGGAACTTCAGGACTCATAACATTAGAAGATATTTTAGAAGAGCTTGTAGGAGAAATTTGGGATGAACATGATGAAAAAGTTCGAGAAATGGTCCAAATTGAGGAGAATGTGTTTGAATTTAATGGTGACTTTCCGCTAGATGAGTTTGAAAGAGTAATGGGATTTTCACTGCCTACTCGTCATTATCAAACATTAGGTGGATGGGTCATCCAGGAATTTCAACGAATACCTGAAAAAAATGAAGAAATCGAATATGAGCATGTGCATATTGTTGTAACAGAAGCAGAGGAACGGCGGATAAAAAAAGTCAAAGTGATAGTAAAAGAAGAGGGTCTTCCATAA
- a CDS encoding sensor domain-containing diguanylate cyclase encodes MRTDEFGSQFPHFIAANVLSYIGVPIILKNGEVFGSLCAVDSKPTIFTEEEKQFFTKIARLFSYVVELERLAIFDSLTGLYNRHFLYENVELQNPGSILFLDLDGFKMINDDFGHDIGDFVLKEVANRLKALTKNYPDSYAVRLGGDEFVIVVPQLIDKDDIADFANQVIRMMDNWQILDKKLQLTTSIGIVRYPSDGKDIKLLLKFADLALYRAKAKGKNNYQFY; translated from the coding sequence TTGAGGACAGATGAGTTTGGTAGTCAATTTCCACATTTTATTGCTGCTAATGTCCTTTCTTATATTGGTGTTCCAATTATCTTAAAGAATGGGGAAGTGTTTGGATCACTTTGTGCCGTCGATTCAAAACCAACAATATTTACGGAAGAAGAAAAACAGTTTTTCACGAAAATAGCTCGGCTGTTCTCCTATGTGGTTGAATTGGAACGACTAGCCATTTTTGATTCGCTGACAGGGTTATACAATCGGCACTTTTTGTATGAAAATGTTGAATTGCAAAATCCAGGATCTATCCTGTTTCTTGACCTTGATGGGTTTAAAATGATAAACGATGACTTTGGCCATGATATCGGTGACTTCGTATTAAAAGAGGTTGCAAATCGGTTAAAAGCTTTGACAAAAAATTACCCTGATTCGTATGCGGTTCGACTTGGTGGAGATGAATTTGTCATTGTTGTTCCACAATTAATTGATAAAGATGACATTGCCGATTTTGCTAATCAAGTGATTCGGATGATGGATAATTGGCAAATCTTAGATAAAAAACTCCAATTAACTACAAGTATTGGTATTGTTCGTTACCCAAGTGACGGTAAAGACATTAAATTACTACTTAAATTCGCAGACCTTGCCTTATACAGGGCAAAAGCAAAAGGAAAAAATAATTATCAATTTTATTAA
- a CDS encoding GNAT family N-acetyltransferase, with product MEIRKLNKSEKLPLKLLLLADPSREIVEEYINRGECFIAEIEQQIIGVYVLLPTRPETVELVNVAVTEEQQGRGIGKQLVINAIKVAKTKGYKTIEIGTGNSSIDQLALYQKCGFRIVGVDMDFFVRHYPERIFENGIQCRDMVRLSQEL from the coding sequence ATGGAAATAAGGAAACTTAATAAAAGTGAAAAACTTCCACTGAAATTATTGTTATTGGCTGACCCTTCAAGAGAGATTGTTGAGGAATACATTAACAGGGGCGAATGTTTTATAGCTGAAATCGAACAGCAAATTATTGGAGTTTATGTATTACTCCCAACAAGACCAGAGACTGTGGAACTTGTGAACGTTGCAGTAACAGAAGAACAACAAGGAAGAGGAATCGGTAAACAATTGGTGATAAATGCAATTAAGGTAGCTAAGACAAAAGGTTACAAAACAATTGAAATTGGTACTGGAAATTCAAGCATAGATCAACTTGCCCTCTATCAAAAATGTGGATTTAGAATAGTTGGTGTTGATATGGACTTTTTTGTTAGGCATTATCCAGAAAGAATTTTTGAAAATGGCATTCAGTGCAGGGATATGGTTCGTTTATCTCAAGAATTATAA
- a CDS encoding HAMP domain-containing methyl-accepting chemotaxis protein gives MKMFRNLSVKWKLSIGFALVISIFLLVFAFVLVQFNQVEKDLQQVQQTGQSAVTVSEIGSQFRSKYIQVSDFLIGRDYRQEVYDDRDRQLITLLEEVESKMTTEEMKQLHREIIENNSIFNELVTAIIQTNDEQKLEQLIQIRRETNELVIQLVQILEQQSEQISLLANEQMKQAKLGTSIAMFVALLLGVAVVFFFSRATSLILNTLTNTATEISNGNLQVEDIPVRSKDEFGKLSTAINNMKENLRSILENISTSSEYVAATSEQLSASSQETSRATEEISLSIQEVANGSDVQVESSEKASLAAGDIAEHLQQISVNMENVNHSSSNTSIAAKDGVDVIKKALKQIQQIDSNTEQSSSQINELGDKSKKVGSIISLITGIAEQTNLLALNAAIEAARAGEHGKGFAVVADEVRKLAEQTSQSSGEINLLIDEIQAGIKDSVHSINNVKTAVHDGIHYVDQASVTFSDIVNAVENVTTQVHEIATAIDTINSQASTMVNHINQTNEVAKEAQSYSQNVAASSEEQSASMVEITSSAQSLAKMAEELQDVVQRFKL, from the coding sequence ATGAAGATGTTCCGTAATCTTTCTGTTAAATGGAAATTATCTATTGGGTTTGCCCTCGTCATCTCCATCTTTTTACTTGTCTTTGCGTTTGTCCTTGTCCAATTTAATCAAGTAGAAAAAGATTTACAGCAAGTGCAACAAACAGGTCAAAGTGCTGTTACGGTATCTGAAATTGGCTCTCAGTTCCGTTCGAAATATATACAAGTCTCCGACTTTTTAATTGGTCGTGATTACAGGCAAGAGGTGTATGATGACCGGGATAGACAACTTATCACATTATTAGAAGAAGTTGAATCCAAAATGACAACAGAAGAAATGAAACAACTTCATCGCGAAATTATAGAAAATAATAGCATTTTTAACGAGTTAGTTACTGCCATTATTCAAACAAACGATGAGCAAAAGCTAGAACAACTTATACAAATTCGTCGGGAAACAAATGAACTAGTCATTCAACTCGTTCAAATATTAGAACAGCAATCTGAACAAATTAGTTTACTTGCTAATGAACAAATGAAACAAGCAAAGCTTGGTACTTCCATTGCTATGTTCGTCGCACTTTTACTAGGTGTCGCAGTTGTATTTTTCTTTAGTCGAGCAACTAGCTTGATTTTAAATACACTTACAAATACTGCTACTGAAATTAGCAATGGCAATTTGCAAGTTGAAGATATTCCTGTTCGTTCCAAGGATGAGTTTGGAAAACTAAGCACAGCCATAAATAATATGAAAGAAAATTTACGATCGATTTTAGAAAACATTTCAACTTCATCTGAATATGTTGCTGCCACATCTGAACAACTTAGTGCAAGTTCTCAGGAAACAAGTCGTGCCACTGAGGAAATTAGCTTATCGATTCAAGAAGTTGCCAATGGGTCTGATGTTCAAGTAGAAAGTTCTGAGAAAGCTAGTTTGGCTGCAGGAGACATTGCAGAACACCTCCAGCAAATTTCTGTGAATATGGAAAATGTAAATCACTCTTCATCTAATACTAGCATCGCTGCTAAAGATGGTGTTGACGTCATTAAAAAAGCATTAAAGCAAATACAACAAATTGATAGCAATACTGAGCAATCATCGAGCCAAATTAATGAGCTAGGCGATAAATCAAAAAAAGTAGGATCAATTATTTCGTTAATTACCGGAATTGCCGAACAAACGAATTTATTAGCCTTAAATGCAGCGATTGAAGCTGCAAGAGCAGGTGAACATGGAAAAGGCTTTGCTGTTGTTGCCGATGAAGTAAGAAAGTTAGCAGAGCAAACGAGCCAATCTTCTGGAGAAATTAATCTTTTAATTGATGAAATCCAAGCTGGCATTAAAGATTCCGTACATTCTATAAATAATGTTAAAACAGCTGTCCATGACGGCATCCACTATGTAGACCAAGCGAGTGTTACCTTTTCTGATATTGTCAATGCCGTCGAAAATGTTACAACTCAAGTTCATGAAATCGCAACAGCCATCGACACGATTAATTCACAAGCGTCAACAATGGTTAATCATATAAATCAAACAAACGAAGTAGCGAAAGAGGCGCAAAGCTATTCGCAAAATGTAGCCGCCTCGTCTGAAGAACAATCTGCTTCCATGGTGGAAATCACTTCTTCTGCTCAAAGCCTTGCCAAAATGGCGGAAGAACTTCAAGATGTTGTGCAACGTTTTAAACTGTAG
- a CDS encoding metallophosphoesterase: MNIFVISDTHIPKKAKQLPEAFISRIDEADLIIHAGDWQTMDVYTTLQKYCSVKGVIGNVDGSDMHEHFNETLTIHINGFTIGVVHGHGKKGTTEQRAINAFRDEHVDCIIFGHSHIPVQKKLDNILLFNPGSLTDKRRQRQYSYGILTVNEKIEATHF, translated from the coding sequence ATGAATATCTTTGTTATTTCCGATACGCATATCCCAAAAAAAGCAAAACAATTACCGGAAGCATTTATATCCCGTATTGATGAAGCCGATCTCATTATCCATGCTGGGGACTGGCAAACAATGGACGTTTATACTACCTTACAAAAATATTGCTCTGTCAAAGGAGTCATTGGAAATGTGGATGGATCAGACATGCACGAACATTTTAACGAAACATTAACAATCCATATCAACGGTTTCACCATTGGTGTCGTACATGGGCACGGAAAAAAAGGGACAACCGAACAAAGAGCCATCAATGCTTTTCGAGACGAACATGTGGATTGCATTATTTTCGGACACTCCCACATCCCAGTACAAAAAAAGCTCGACAATATCCTTTTATTTAATCCTGGCTCATTAACAGATAAACGAAGACAACGACAATATTCCTATGGAATTCTTACTGTCAATGAAAAGATAGAAGCGACACATTTTTGA